A region of Gracilinanus agilis isolate LMUSP501 chromosome 3, AgileGrace, whole genome shotgun sequence DNA encodes the following proteins:
- the LOC123238760 gene encoding olfactory receptor 52I1-like, protein MLASPCNQTSDNSFVLVGIPGLEGAHPWLAAPLSFMYAVALIGNTLILIIIWVDPILHEPMYYFLCVLAAVDIIMATSVAPKMLSVFWSGDGVITFSACFAQMYVVHAATAAETGLLLAMAFDRYVAICKPLHYQTILTPKMMLGIGMAIMVRAFLIMTPLSWMVIQLPFCGSHVVPHSYCEHMAVAKLACADYMPSSLYSLIGSSIIVGSDVSFIATSYSLILQAVFRLSSRNARLKALSTCGSHVGVMVLYYLPGMISHYVEWFGQDVVPLHTQVLLADFYLIIPPTLNPLIYGLRTKQILARVLGVLGMGGALCQGSRCRKHV, encoded by the coding sequence ATGTTGGCATCACCTTGCAACCAGACATCAGATAATTCTTTCGTCCTTGTGGGCATCCCAGGACTTGAGGGGGCACACCCTTGGCTGGCAGCTCCACTAAGCTTCATGTATGCTGTGGCTCTTATAGGAAACACTCTGATTCTGATTATAATCTGGGTTGACCCTATTCTTCATGAGCCCATGTACTATTTTCTATGTGTTCTGGCAGCTGTTGACATCATCATGGCCACCTCTGTGGCTCCCAAGATGTTGAGTGTCTTCTGGTCAGGTGATGGTGTCATCACATTCAGTGCCTGCTTTGCCCAGATGTATGTGGTTCATGCAGCCACAGCTGCTGAGACTGGGCTATTGCTTGCTATGGCCTTTGATCGCTATGTGGCCATCTGCAAACCTCTGCATTACCAGACCATCCTCACACCCAAGATGATGCTGGGGATAGGCATGGCTATCATGGTGAGAGCTTTTCTGATTATGACTCCACTGAGCTGGATGGTGATCCAGCTGCCATTCTGTGGCTCCCACGTGGTTCCCCATTCCTACTGTGAGCACATGGCTGTAGCCAAGTTGGCATGTGCTGATTACATGCCCAGCAGCCTTTATAGTCTGATTGGTTCCTCTATCATTGTGGGTTCTGACGTGTCCTTTATTGCCACCTCCTATAGCCTGATTCTGCAGGCAGTATTTAGACTTTCTTCTAGGAATGCCAGACTTAAGGCTCTCAGCACATGTGGCTCCCATGTAGGGGTCATGGTGCTctactatcttcctggcatgaTATCTCACTATGTGGAGTGGTTTGGGCAGGATGTGGTGCCTCTGCACACCCAGGTGCTCCTTGCTGATttttatttgatcattccacCCACTTTGAACCCTCTCATCTATGGCCTGAGAACCAAACAGATATTGGCTCGAGTGTTAGGTGTGTTAGGAATGGGTGGTGCATTATGTCAAGGTTCAAGATGTAGAAAGCATGTATGA